One Lytechinus variegatus isolate NC3 chromosome 14, Lvar_3.0, whole genome shotgun sequence genomic region harbors:
- the LOC121427942 gene encoding gastrin/cholecystokinin type B receptor-like, producing the protein MNLSSPSSIYAIIFYSLQILFGIPGNVLIVLVYMRKKRKVSTDILIIAQGIIDLVASLLASINILKSISDRFTIKEICRITLFGNNSLAFSSLFLTAAIALDRFFFVCRPYGKRTSNNRALCLAVACWVLGSSLTCTKLIYVEAVPSSSGQKTCLVIDTLQIFDKLEAWLKTSGFVLALVVSSVMYGKIYHTIRHQAKIHAQLVGGVSKKVTTSKIAFRTQEELIQTETDACHSTLEQSMVASGETSDKQEAIAMERCPQSTKTSFLQVNGRAKERDQMNPNSLSSAFDGQATSQLTFKNSHSNPIPVNSRQNSHPKLSDRGENRTTKMLMAVTAILLASWLPPIAFFHLRDSTLDIMEHSVTAGTLVFIGRGLPGINHIINYFVYTFMNKRFRVDCKCLLKTITRRFY; encoded by the coding sequence ATGAATCTCTCATCCCCATCAAGCATATATGCGATCATCTTCTACAGCCTACAGATCCTATTCGGTATTCCCGGCAATGTATTGATCGTACTGGTGTACATGCGGAAGAAACGAAAAGTCAGTACGGATATCCTGATCATTGCCCAGGGCATCATAGACCTCGTGGCATCCCTGCTGGCATCCATCAACATCCTAAAATCCATCTCCGATCGTTTCACCATCAAAGAAATCTGCCGCATCACTCTTTTCGGCAACAACTCGCTCGCCTTCTCGTCTTTGTTCCTAACCGCAGCGATTGCGCTTGACCGCTTCTTTTTCGTTTGCCGCCCGTATGGTAAGAGAACGTCGAACAATCGAGCGTTGTGTCTGGCGGTAGCCTGCTGGGTTTTAGGAAGCTCCCTCACCTGTACAAAACTCATTTATGTTGAAGCGGTTCCATCAAGCAGTGGACAGAAGACCTGTCTTGTCATTGATACACTCCAGATCTTTGACAAGCTTGAAGCGTGGTTAAAGACTTCTGGATTCGTACTTGCGTTGGTCGTGAGTAGCGTTATGTATGGGAAAATATACCATACCATCAGACACCAGGCAAAGATCCATGCCCAGTTGGTAGGAGGTGTATCGAAGAAGGTTACTACGTCCAAAATAGCTTTCAGAACACAGGAAGAGCTGATTCAAACAGAGACAGATGCGTGTCACAGCACTCTCGAGCAATCAATGGTAGCATCGGGGGAAACGTCCGATAAGCAAGAAGCCATTGCAATGGAAAGGTGTCCACAGTCCACAAAGACATCGTTTTTGCAGGTGAATGGAAGAGCTAAAGAACGGGATCAGATGAACCCTAATTCGCTTTCAAGCGCGTTTGACGGTCAAGCTACATCGCAGCTAACCTTCAAAAATTCACACTCAAATCCTATTCCCGTCAACTCCCGGCAGAACTCGCATCCGAAGTTGTCTGACCGCGGTGAGAACAGAACGACGAAAATGCTCATGGCGGTTACCGCTATACTATTGGCATCGTGGCTACCACCGATTGCCTTCTTCCATCTCAGAGACAGCACACTGGATATCATGGAACACTCCGTCACCGCTGGAACCCTCGTTTTCATCGGCAGAGGACTTCCAGGAATCAATcatattatcaattattttgtttatacttTCATGAATAAGCGCTTTCGCGTCGACTGCAAGTGCTTGCTCAAAACAATTACTCGTAGGTTCTACTAA